Proteins encoded by one window of Lathyrus oleraceus cultivar Zhongwan6 chromosome 1, CAAS_Psat_ZW6_1.0, whole genome shotgun sequence:
- the LOC127115795 gene encoding major pollen allergen Ole e 10 isoform X2, translated as MATKLPLLFFLFFLSLTSGWNVIMVNGQKTWCVAKPSSDQATLLSNLNYACSQVDCRVLRKGCPCSTPDNLINHASIAMNLYYQSRGKNHWNCDFRASGLVVVTDPSYGDCIYA; from the exons ATGGCCACTAAACTGCCTcttctctttttcctttttttcttaTCTCTCACATCAG GGTGGAATGTGATCATGGTTAATGGACAGAAAACATGGTGTGTAGCAAAGCCTTCATCAGATCAAGCAACACTTTTATCCAACCTCAATTATGCTTGCTCTCAAGTTGATTGCAGAGTTCTTCGTAAAGGATGTCCTTGCTCTACCCCTGACAATCTCATCAACCATGCTTCCATAGCCATGAATCTCTATTATCAATCTAGAGGGAAAAATCACTGGAATTGTGATTTTAGAGCATCTGGCTTAGTTGTTGTCACTGATCCAA GTTATGGTGATTGCATTTATGCATAG
- the LOC127115795 gene encoding major pollen allergen Ole e 10 isoform X1 has product MATKLPLLFFLFFLSLTSGMYPRIGFAIQKRATTPYTCYFWWNVIMVNGQKTWCVAKPSSDQATLLSNLNYACSQVDCRVLRKGCPCSTPDNLINHASIAMNLYYQSRGKNHWNCDFRASGLVVVTDPSYGDCIYA; this is encoded by the exons ATGGCCACTAAACTGCCTcttctctttttcctttttttcttaTCTCTCACATCAGGTATGTATCCGAGAATTGGTTTTGCTATCCAAAAAAGAGCAACAACGCCGTACACATGCTATTTCT GGTGGAATGTGATCATGGTTAATGGACAGAAAACATGGTGTGTAGCAAAGCCTTCATCAGATCAAGCAACACTTTTATCCAACCTCAATTATGCTTGCTCTCAAGTTGATTGCAGAGTTCTTCGTAAAGGATGTCCTTGCTCTACCCCTGACAATCTCATCAACCATGCTTCCATAGCCATGAATCTCTATTATCAATCTAGAGGGAAAAATCACTGGAATTGTGATTTTAGAGCATCTGGCTTAGTTGTTGTCACTGATCCAA GTTATGGTGATTGCATTTATGCATAG